TTttacatatttaattatattatgaaCAAGATTATAATACTATCATCATTATAATTCGAATCTTAGCTACATCGaatagttataatatatatacatcatAATGTATATtatataacataatatttttgtttagtaTCGCTTTAATAGCCTTTTatcaaaaatacatttaatttaaaagtgtaagtttgtttaaataaaataaaataaatatgacatcCTCATACAACTTCTCCAACTTACAGCATTTTAAAATCTGTAATTTACCAAACACTCAGCGACTTTTCCCCACAGCACATCTACAACTGATTTTTCCCACAACACAGTTGTACCAAATTGGCCCATATATGATGTGAAATTCACATCAAAATGGAGTTTTGTGGTTCGGTTGGATTTTCCCTAAAGGTAGAGCTCCCACTAAATATACATTCTTAAAAGAGTATTCCAAATACATGTGAGACTCTTTCTCTTTTAACACACAAaatacatttttctatttttttgaaaaataattcaTAAAGTACAAAAAGTACCAACAGTAACATCATGGTACTTCATTCTCGAGAAGCCTCTAAGAGAAACTTCAATGGGTGTTGCTAGGAAAGAAGTTTGTCAGGTGGTGAGGTCAAGTGATGAGGTAAATGGGTATTTGTTAGAATAAATATAAGCAACGTTGTTGatatgctattttttttttaatctttctttctctttttttgatAAAATAGTGGCAGGTGAGTTAAGGTACTTTTATAGTAGCGTCCACTACGGTTGCTCTAATAGCCTTGTGTCCATTATGTAACTAATCTGTTTTTCTGTAATATGTCGTTATTTTTGGTACTTTGGGATATGATAATGTTGGTCACAaaattaaatgatatttttttatgaagAAACACAAATCAGTGCATATTTATTAGTACTAGTGACGCGTAGCATGCTTAATATTATCATAAATTTATGTTGaccaaacatttttttttaattcattaattatggAGCTTGATCATACAtatacaaatataaatatatacccTTCCCTGGGAGGGATTGGTGTTATATATTACAATAATCTTGGTTGACCTTAGGATGGTACGTAACTGATAACTTCCTTCTTATTTTATTTTCGATTTGATCAATGTAGTTTTATTAAGAAATAGTTTTCTCCCCATACGAAACGACACCTCGTCATTTCGTTGGCATCAGAAAATTTCATTTCGTTCCTTAATTTATTTCTATATGTAATTTACTACTTATTTTGAATATTACGAGTAGTCGGCTCGctattttaataatatattcatcatattataattaaatatacatcctttttctttaatattttggGATGAGTCATGTAGTTCAGAGATATACAAGTGGCTGATACAAGACCTCTAAACAAAAAATGAATTGTTTAACAAAGTAATTCAATATGAACACAACAAGAAATGAGGTAAGGCTTGCACGAGTTGGTTTGATGCTATTTAACACCGATAGAATATAGTTAAAAATTCCTCTAATATTCCAATGTGTTTTTAGCACTATGTTCTctcttattttgttttttttatgtcTGAATTGCTTAAAGAACAAATACAAATCTCTCAACGAACGTCAAAAATGCAGAAAGGAAAACTAATACTGAATCTTTTACTAAAAATCTAATGAACtcctgacaaacaagtcactttGTAGTGAAGAAGAATATCAATTTTTGATAAGTAGTATTTGTACATATATACCCTTAGGTCCTTTTATGTAATTAATGTACAATACAGGACTCTACcagttttatgtatatatatagggcTTAGTTCTTTTCTCTgtaatatatatacaatatatacatCAATACGAATATAAACCCAGATATTTCGTCTCATCTCTCAATACTCAAACATGGCATCAGAGCCGCCGCTCTCCTCTCCTTCTCTCGGACCAGTCGGGTCCTCCACCATGCCGGTGACCTCTTCCTCCGGCCTCCCAGCTTCCGCCTCTTCCGGCCTCTTCCCTTTTTCCCTGTCTTCCCCGTTAGCTCCCTTCACTCCAAACAGCTCCTCTTCCTCTGCCCATCTCTCGAATCTTCCCTCTGTAAATCAGCCTTTCAATGTTAAACTTGACAACTCCAATTTTCTTATCTGGCGCAATCAGCTTCTCAATGTTGTTGCCGCTCATGGCCTTGAAGGTTTTCTTGATGGTTCGGTTCCTTGCCCAGCCCAGTTTTCCTCTGCCGAGCCTACTGTGATAGATTCTACTTATGTAACTTGGAACAGGTACAACCGTCTCCTGATGTCCTGGATTTATGCTTCCCTATCCGAGGGTCTCCTTTCTCAGATTGTCTCCTACAACACTGCCAAAGAAATTTGGGATGGTCTGCAACAGATTTATGCTTCCCAATCTCTCTCTAATATTACTGAGTTTCGTACATCTCTTCAGAATATCAAAAAGGGTGGTCTCTCTATGATTGAGTATCTTCAGAAGTTCAAGGGGTTGTGCAATACACTAGCTGCTGTTGGTGATCCGGTTTCTGCCCGAGATCATCTTCTCTACTTGCTCGGTGGTCTTAATCGGGATTATGATCCAATTGTTTCCTCTATTATCACACGATCTGACAAACCGaccccagaagaggtacatagcCTTCTTATGCAATTCGATTTTCGTTTGGAAAGACACTCTACCCATGACCAACTTCCTCATCTTCAGGCAAACCTTGCTCACACTCACCCTCGGCCCCACAGATACCCTCACCGTCCATCTCCCACAAATTCCCCTCTCTACTCCAAACCACCATTTTCCTCCCCCACCTCTGGTATTCTTGGCCGACCCCCCTCTAAACCACCTACATCTCAACCATGGATTCCTCCTCTTAACCACTCTCCGGGTTCTCGCCCTCAATGCCAAATTTGTGGCAAACTGGGCCATATTGCTGCTCTCTGCTATCATCGCCAGAACCTCCACTACCAACCTACCTCCCAACCCAGAAATTTTAACACCTCCCTCTCTCCTGGCCCTGATTCCTCCTCTCAAACTGGAATGGCTGGTCTCTATGCCTCTGCTTCTTCTGTCTCCGATCCAGCATGGTTCATGGACTCCGGGGCTACCCACCATTTTACCCCTACTGTGTCTGCTCTGTCCTCTGCATCTCCCTATTCGGGTACTGATCAGGTTCAAATAGGTGATGGTAAGGCTCTTCCCATAGCTCATATTGGTCATGTAAATCTCACTAACGCTGTCAAACTACAACATGTCTTTCATTCTCCTGCCATTACCCATAATCTTATCAGTGTTACTAAATTGTGTCAAGACAACAATGCTTATGTTGAGTTCTTTCCCTCTTACTTTCTTGTCAAACACCAGGTCTCCAAGAATATCCTCCTTCGTGGTCTACTTGATCGAGGCCTTTATCGAGTCTCTTTTGCTCCTGTGCCGCTTCCTTCTTCATCGTCCTCTCCTCAAGTATTTCTTGCTCGCACCACCGATGTCTCTGTCTGGCATTCTCGGCTTGGTCATCCCACTTCCTCCATTGTCTCTCAAGTTCTCAAGTCCTGTGCTATTTCGGCTTCTACTGGCTCTTCTCCTTTCTTTTGTAATTCTTGTCATTTAGCTAAGAGTCACCGACTCCCCTTTTCTGTATCAGCCTCTAAGGCTCTAAGACCTTTTGAGTTAATACACATTGATCTTTGGGGTGCTTCCCCTGTTGTTTCTAATGCTGGTTTTCGTTATTTTTTCTTGCTTGTTGATGATTATTCTCGGTTTTCCTGGATTTATTTTTTACACACAAAAGACCAAGCATATTCTACTTTTCAATCTCTTGTAGAACGCCAATTTGACACTAAAATCCAGCAAGTTCAAACTGATAATGGGGGTGAATTTCGTCCCCTGTCCTCCTTCTTTTCCAAAATTGGTATTGTTCTTCGCCTTAGCTGCCCTCATACCGCTGCTCAAAATGGTCGAGTTGAGCGTAAAAACAGACATGTTGTGGAAACCGGtttaaccttattacatcatgcACATGTCCCCCTGCATTTTTGGCCTTATGCCTTCCAAACGGCTGTATACTTAATCAATCGCATGCCTACTATAATTCTTGGGCACCAATCTCCCTATTCTCTCTTGTATAAAAAACACCCTTTATATACTCATTTACGAGTTTTTGGTTGCCTTTGCTTCCCCTTTCTTCGGCCTTATACGGACCACAAATTACAACTCTGTTCTAAACCgtgtgtgtttttgggttataGCTCTCAACACAAGGGGTACTCCTGTCTTGATCCTTCCACTTCTCGTGTATATGTCTCTCGCCATGTTGTCTTTAACGAACACTCTTTCCCGTTTTCTCCTACCTCTTCTCCTTCCTCCTCCACTCCTATTCCTTCGTCCTCCTCTGACTTTCTTCCTATTCCTCCTGTTTCACTTTCCTCTCCATCCACTCGCCCTCCCTCAATCTCTCCTCCTTCCGTTCCTACCTCTCTTGGCCCATCCACCTCCCTCACTCCTACTGTTCCATCTTCCTCCTCACCATCACACACTATACCACCGCCACCTCCTCTCTCATCTTCATCCACTTTTCCCTCCTCTTCTTCTCCCTCTTTCCCTCCCCCTGTCCCGTTAGTTGTGGATTTACCTGCCCAATTTGATGCCCCTGCCACACCTATTACTAATACTCATCCTATGATTACACGTGCTAAAGCCGGGGTTCATAAGCCTCGGCTGTTTGTTAGTGTTTATGCAGGACAAGCTCTTGAACCACAAACATTTCTTCAGGCCAGCAAGTCTATTGAATGGAATGATGCTATGTCTCTTGAAATGGCTGCTCTTCGTCGCaatgatacttgggtcttggttcCACCCCCTTCTAATGTGACTGTTATTGGCTGTAAATGGGTGTATCATCTCAAGCTCAAAGCAGATGGTAGTATAGACAGGTACAAAGCTCGCTTGGTGGCCAAAGGATATCACCAAACCGAGGGGTTGGACTATTTTGAGACTTTTAGCCCCGTTGTTAAAGCTGCCACTGTACGCTTGGTTAGTTCTGTGGCTGTCTCTCTTTCTTGGCCTATTAAGCAATTAGATGTGTCTAATGCCTTTCTTCACGGGGATTTATCTGAAGAGGTTTATATGCAGCAACCCCCGGGCTTTATTGATACTTCTAATCCTCATTTTGTATGCAAGCTTCGCAAGTCCCTCTACGGTCTAAAGCAGGCCCCACGTGCGTGGTTTCACAAGCTCACTGCTGCCTTACTTTCATTTGGGTTCTTGGCTTCCAACTCTGACAGCAGCATGTTTGTTCATCGCACTACCTCCGTCACTACCGTGGTCCTTATCTATGTTGACGATATAATAGTGACGGGTAGCTCCTCTTCTGCTCTTGTCACCTTGATTTCTCATTTGCAACAGCACTTTGCTCTCAAGGATCTAGGTCCTTTACACTACTTCTTGGGGTTGGAAGCTATACGTACTTTAGAGGGTCTTCATTTATCTCAGGCCAAGTATATTCATGACTTATTGGTCCGCACTGCCTTATTGGATTCCAAGCCTGCTCCTACACCTATGGCCACGGGTTCTCCCTTGTCTATTCATACCGGCACTCCCCTTTCGGATGGTACTACTTATCGCAACATAGTTGGTGCCCTTCAATATTGCACCATGACTAGACCCAACATTGCCTATGCCGTCAACAAACTTTGTCAGTTTATGCATCATCCCACTGATGAGCATTGGCTGGCTGTCAAACGCTTGCTCCGCTATCTTAAAGGCACTCCGCATTTTGGTTTATGGTTTCAAGTCTCCTctgatttttcttttctttgttacaccgatgcggattgggcttCCTGCCCAGATGATCGTCGCAGCACCAGTGGCTATTGCATCTTTCTTGGCTCTAATCTTGTCTCTTGGTCTTCGTCAAAGCAGAAAGTTGTCTCTCGCTCCAGCACCGAGGCTGAATACCGCAGCATCGCTAATGGTACATCTGAACTCACGTGGCTTGAATCTGTTCTTGCTGATATTGGTATTCCTTTGTCTACCACTTCCACCCTTTGCTGTGACAATCTCAGTGCCACATATTTGACAGCCAACCCCATTTTACATGCTCGCATCAAGCACGTTGAAATTGATTTCCACTTCGTTCGTGAACGTGTTGCTGCTCGCTCTCTATATGTTCGTTTTGTGCCATCCACGGATCAGCTTGCAGACTGCTTAACCAAGCCTCTGGCCTCTCAGCCCTTTCAATCTCTTCGCACCAAGCTCACCGTGCTCACTAGCCCGCTGATCTTGCGGGGGGCTGATAAGTAGTATTTGTACATATATACCCTTAGGTCCTTTTATGTAATTAATGTACAATACATGACTCTaccatttttatgtatatatatagggcTTAGTTCTTTTCTCTgtaatatatatacaatatatacatCAATACGAATATAAACCCAGATATTTCGTCTCATCTCTCAATACTCAAACAATTTTTCCCATCTGGAAAATTTGACAGTTTACCGCAAACAATGGCAAAAAGTCTAGAATTATTCATTGGATTAATGTTGACAAAAGCACTATTATTAAGGGCTTGTTTAGTACAATTTGTAGAAAAGCTAAAAATTactttttttgaagaaaaaaaaaactttgcaaTATAATTGTTTGGtaaacatacaaaaaaaaaacaacttatACAAATATGATGTACGACTATCCTGCCATCAAAGTAGAAAGCTCACAAAATAGCATAGAAAGAAGTGGCAAGACTAACACCAATATGTTCAAGGATGCTCTTGCAATAGGTTCGAATGCCAGGAGCAATGAACTGAGAATGAGTCAAAGCTATCACAACAATGCAAATATTATCATAGCTTATGTTAGACCAAAATGTACTGGAAACACATGAAGTAGTGGGGAGGATGTGCCCAGACAATGGCCATTGGGCATCATTAAAACACTAGCTAATGAAGAGTGCATTGTGCCATGCATGGTGTTGACCACAATAGAAGATCTCAAACAGGATCAACCGGCCCTTCGCCACCATCATCAAGTTCTCAAGGACAAGATTTGGTAATAAGCAAATACACAGAAGGGTCTCCAAGTCAAGAACCATTTTCCGATACCCTCTAGAACATCATTGTCTCTTCATCATTAAACTTTACACCTTACATTATCTCTTACTCCTTTAATTTTCGCTAAAGAAATACTATgtatcttatgtttttttttttcgttACAATATTTGTAATTATTAAGTCTACTTTTAAGTTCCTAGATGTCTTCTTCCTCTATTAATTACTCTTAACATGTACCACTAACTCAACTTAATAAATATTACCTcttgtgattttttttcttacAATCAATTTTATATGATACCACATTAATAAATAAAATCCAACCAAATATATGCTTTCTCCCACTCAAACATGTTACCAAATATaatatcaattcaaaatatgggTTCTTTTAGTTTACAAATTTTACAATTCCAAAAAGATATGTCTCTCATGAGCAAAATAATGTATCAATGTATATGGATAATGTGTCACGTGGACTTAATTACATATCCAATAAAATATGTCCTTTAGCTTTACCCATAGGAATACACAAAATGTCCAACCAAAAAAAAACTTAACATTTCTAAGTCTTTGCCAATTAACTCAACACTATTTACCTTTCAacaatattaaaataacacaaaagcAAGAGACTCACACGTAACGGACTACAATAGCTAGCTCTCTCTCATTTTAATGTATTGAAAAAAGTATTGCTAAGGTACATTAGTAGTACCAAACATCACACAAAGTGTCTTGGTGCAATTCAATATTGAGTCCCACCAAATAAAGCTTGTAGTACCGAGGTCTTCAGAATCAAAGAATGTATTGAAGTGTCAAGGTTTCagtttaatttttatataattatactTATTTTCTTTAATGTGCACGTGCCTAATCTAGACCTATGTTCTCATGAACTTGAAGTATTATTTTATCTCTATACCCTTTATTGAGTGTTGCATAAAATATGTGTAAGtgatatataacatatatctctGACTATTTTTATCTTCTTTAAGTTTTACTAGATCTAAAAACAATTCTAAGTATTTCACTTCTCGATTTCACAACCCAAAATTATTTCGGCTATCTACATAAATGCTTATTTTTCAATCTCACACCACTTAAGTTGCTTTACCCGCTTACAAATTATTTAAATGTTCCCCTCTCACGTAATAATTCTCATaatctaaataaaatttaaacataATTATATAAAGCATAACTATATAATAAATATGTCAAAAACAGCCATTAACCATGATATAACACAAGATAACATAAAACTAAGAGTATATTCAAATTGACCACAAAATTATCAATTAAGCTTATTCTTGCACATTTAAAAATAACACATCAAATCCACGTCAAAATTTGAGATAAACACACCAAAACAAGATAAAAAACCATGAAATGAATGCATAAATTAGGCACTCATCAATGGTTATGTAGGCATTTAAAATGTTTAGTATTAATCAATATGTTATTAGCTAATATTTGttgaaataattttttaataatcaaATTTTTGGTCGTCAAATCTTACTAGTATTAAAATTTTCAATGCCGATACAAATCGATTTTATTAAGATTtgcaatattttgtattttatctCCCATAGCAGTTCAATAAGATTTTGACACTTGCAATCAATTAGCAAATTTATAGATTTTGATGCGTTTTTAAAACATATATGCAATTCAATGGATTtcattgataaaattttatatgCATCGTTTTATATACTTCAGGACGTATTTCAATTATATCCAGAcgttcttattatttatttaaacttGTATGAAGGTTTGagataaaagatatatatatatatatatatatttatatatttattgaatCCATTCGACATTATTATATCACTAACAATTGGATCTTGGATTTGGGGtgggaaaaaaaaaaggaattccAAAGCGCATTTAGAATTTCTCGTCCAGAGGAAGAAAAACTAATCaaacttttttgtttttttgctaTGAATTCAAACAAGTTCAATCTGATTGATTTCATTAGTAATCAATCAAGTACATCAAATACCGAAGTTTGACTTTTGTACAAGAATGAGAAGAGACAAAATTATTGAGTTTCATTTAATAAGATCCCCCGAACTATAAGAAAACTTTCAAGAAATCTGTTAGATCTGTGTCCATCTCTATTAGTATTGATCGTTCCCCATATTCGACTTACAGCCCTGGTATTGATTCGAGATTGTATTTCGCAGAAGGCAAAGCTTTAGCTTTAGCTTCAGCTTCATCGTTCTCCTGCAAGTTTGGCATATTCATAGCATCAAGAGTTTGCAAATAAGTGTAGGAAGCATTCCGATTAGGCGGAGGGCTGGGATTGCTTATTCTGCTGGAAAGGAAGCGGCGAATCAGGCCCCTTAGGAATGGAGCCATGGTCTCAGGTTCATGCTCTAAGTAATACATGATTCCGCCCATGCACATACAAAACAAGAACACCTGTACGGTTCAAAGAATGGTTCAATTTCTAGTTTAAAGCCAAAGAAAATTTATTAAATGGTAAAAATTCTCAAGTTCCATTAGGTAGTAGATTCACAAACATGGAGAGACCAGAACAAGACCCTTGTTTAGATAACTGAAAAATAAGATTTGCAAGATGTTTACTAAGGGACATAGAGATGAGGTCTTTGAGCGGACTCGATAATACAACCCCACGTTCCCCCTCtcttaaaaaaacaaaagaaaaaatttaTAAGGAGGTAAATACCTCGGCATTCTTGATATTTGGTAGCAGGTGGCGGTTCACTAAGATATACCATAAGGAATCCCCTGCTCGTGGAAGAACATACAAAGCAAGTTCACCACGTCTAGCCTTTTTCTCTATTAGTACTGAAAGTGCGGATAATCCACCTGCAATCCAATATACAAGCTTGTGGTCTTTTGATGCAACTTTTCTATGTAAACATATGACCCCCTTGCATCACCACAGAAAAGTTAACACTATGCAGATTATAAGGGAAGCACTAATAAGTATGAAGAACGGGATTACCTGAAAGATTCCAACAAAAGCAGACAAAAATGATGTTGAACGAACAGCGCCTTTGACAGCAAGCCAACAGGTACGAGCAGGAGAACTTAAGAACTAAAAGTATATCAAGTTAatatataatgataaaaataaaaataaaaatatatgtagATATATTTATACGATGTTGCTATTTGATATCCCATATCGAGACCTTTCTTTATTTTTCCAATCGAATAAAGGAAAAGGATATAGCATGTTGGCAGCTGCTAAACAGCAAAATAAATATAAGAATACTTGGATAAAATGTGGATTAATTAAGAGCAGATGTAAACATTATTAATAACATCGTCTTATTTATTTTACTTCTGGGAACAGAAGCCCTTGACAGGGGAAATAAAGTAAAAGAAAATACAAGTGGGTAAAAAGTATACCTTCTGTAAGTGCAGAACGACAAATGGTACAAATGTCAAGGAGAAATAAAGAGGAAATGTTTTTCTGAAAGTAGCTGATGCTGCTTTTGCATTATGAGCTAAACAAGAACTTGTTTCTGGATGAATAACAGAACAAGGGATGATGGAGGGGAACTTTTCCAACTTTACAAAGTTGGAGTTACTTTTTTTCGACAAATAGTCAGAGAGTGATGTAATGTCCACTGGAAATCCTCTACAACAATCTCTCACAGCTTTGTACACAGGCTTTGCAACTGGCCCTGTCTTCTGAATGAAATCTTGATATGATTTTGGAAGGCTCTCTGGACGCATAACAAAGGCATACATAACCTGAATACAATTGTAAATTAATAAAGTGACATGGATAGCACACATtttacagattttttttttttttttttgttagtaaCATTATAGTTCAAAATAAAAGCTTGACAAATCAAATAAGATTTCTAATACCTGTGCACATGCAAGGGAAAAAAGCAACGAGTCCCCATGCCTCAAATGGCTTCCCCAAACGGGAAACTTGTTCTTGGACTTTGCAGAATTGTAAGCAGACTGAGAAAACAGGGAAAAACCATTTGAGTATTATTAGAATACTAGATAGCTTAAAAGTTAAAAGAAGTAATAAACAGAGTAGATTCATTAAGAGACTACCTGAGCTAACCTAGCCAACAGATATAGAGCTAGTGTGCGCCTTCGGTTTGAATCATCTAAAGCTAAAATAGACAAACCAGCAACGGAACCTGCTATGACTCTGCTCCATCATGCCCTTAAAAAGGTCAAAAATAAGGGATATGCCTTATCATGAAACAATAGCAAGTATAAAGAAATTCCAGTGGTAAATCGAAACTCCTCAACAAATTATGTAATCTTACACATTTAATGGAGTTTCTTTCCTCCTCAACTTTATCAACAAGCATCTAAGAGCATGGTATGATCCAGTGAAGCCACCAAAAAGTAAACCAACACGACATGCTTCTTCTCTTACTATAAGATCTTTCTCTGAAACAAGTTGctgcataaaaagaaaaataagttaATGCAGAAATGAGAATTTGGGATTATCATTATCAACCCATCCAAACTATTGAACTAGAATTACTTTCTTTTTTAACATCATACCATGAATAGTACAACTCTTAAATGTCTTGCAAGAGTAATGTGATTTGCTACTGCAAAGTGATTTCTTTTTCTTGAACATAGTTGATCATAAGTAGCATAACTAATCAAAATTCTCAATACAATCAAATAATGCCTAGTTTcccaaaaaattatttaatacacCAGAATTTAAAAGTAATAAGAAAAATATCTTCAGATTGAATCGGTTCTCTCTTTATCAAAATTCTTCCCCAATTATTATGGCTAAAACTTCTTATGGACAGCATCTTCATTTTCAATATACTCGCCAATGCGAGCACCAAACTATAGCACACATCCAGAAATGTGAAGAACAGAACTGTAGCTAACCTTAATTCATGAAATTATTCAATTTGTTAAACTCTAAACCCTAATTCCATCTTGTTTACTCACCAATAGCTCTCATGCAAAACCATCACTAGCCAAAACCAAAAAACAAGAAAGTTCCACAGACCACAATCAAGCAAGAATTACAACTAAAGCGACATCAATACCTTGAGATCAAGCAGTGAAGAATAGGACTGGCCGCGAACAAGCTTGAAGGCGCGAAGGAGGATGCCAATACCGACTCGGACACCATAGGATAGAAGGAAGCTCTGGCAAAGGTTACCAATGGCGTTGGCGACACAAGACTCATCGCTGGAGTGGTGACAAGGCGGTTGTTGCGGGGATCCACAGGCGGCGGCCCTGCGCTGGCGGCGCTGAAGTTCCTCGATGGCCTCGCGAAGTCGGTCCTCTGCTTCACGGAGGCGGCGCTCGGCGTCGGAGCTATCAGCTGGCGGAGGCGACATCGGAGTGGAAGGATCTTCGGGGATAGTCGACGCCATTGTCGAGAAGAGAGGTTTGGCATCTGCAAATGCAAGAATGGGATCCCCGCGACTGTAATTAGCGGGAGATGAAGctattaaatatgatatttttaattacTCATTTCGGCTTTGATAAAAtgaatttaatattatatttgatgagatttatttaattttatggtATTGTAATTGTATATATTTGATGAAATTGATTTCATTCGTAAGTGGGAGATGGGTCCAACCAAAGGGTGTTGTTTTCTATGTATCTTAGCTTAGACTTAACACTTCTTCAGCATCAATCGTCACTTTCTATGCTTTTTTTAAATAGATATATTACAATTTAAATGCACTAGAAAACATTTTATGCACATTTTCCAATCCATAAACTATCAGTGGAAGTTAATAAAACGATCTAGTCCTCGCGTTCACTTTTTGATGGTTAAAATGTTTTGTTTTATCCCTTTGGTGATGCTATTTGGTTGGATATTGAATAATATCCCTTAATATTTTGTTTATTATAATCTCTCATTGTTCAATCTAATTATTGGacattttttattcaaaaaagagtaatatacttatctagattcaagttttattttaatttattttttaattattattaaaaaatttaaagtaTGCGGGTCAAATGGTGGGCAATCCAGAGTATGGCGAATTACATCAGATAATAACAAGAATAAGACCATATGAGAAACTTTGCTAAATAACAAAGGTTATGTATTGATAAGATAAATATATGGCTAAGCTAAAAAGCAAAACAAGCTTCACCAAATTTCCAGATGGAATGGAACAACATTCACAGTACTAATTAAGAAAGCTTAGAGCTTCTTTTCGTTTTGATCTAGCCAAGAAGATTGCCACTGTTTATCATACAAAGTAGCTTCCTCAGCTAACTTTTTAAAGTAATCAAAATCTTTGGTTCTCCTGAATATAATTACACCAATGACTGTGGTAAAGAGCCCCACTTTGCATATAAAACTGCCTGTTTGTCCAACCACATCGAGCCCTGTTAAAACATCTACCATATACGCCATGAAGAACCCAATCATGGCAGCTCGACCTATAATAGTTTAGATTTATGTAGTGAGTGAGAAAAAGAGAGAACTGAGGAAGTgcttttgagtttcaattcaagTCTTAATAATACCACTGAGAAGCTCAGCTTCAGCGAGATGGGATCTCTTTAGCCATGCCCACCAAGGTATGATGGAGGTCAGAAAGAGAACTGGGT
This genomic interval from Humulus lupulus chromosome 8, drHumLupu1.1, whole genome shotgun sequence contains the following:
- the LOC133798078 gene encoding uncharacterized protein LOC133798078, giving the protein MASTIPEDPSTPMSPPPADSSDAERRLREAEDRLREAIEELQRRQRRAAACGSPQQPPCHHSSDESCVANAIGNLCQSFLLSYGVRVGIGILLRAFKLVRGQSYSSLLDLKQLVSEKDLIVREEACRVGLLFGGFTGSYHALRCLLIKLRRKETPLNVVIAGSVAGLSILALDDSNRRRTLALYLLARLAQSAYNSAKSKNKFPVWGSHLRHGDSLLFSLACAQVMYAFVMRPESLPKSYQDFIQKTGPVAKPVYKAVRDCCRGFPVDITSLSDYLSKKSNSNFVKLEKFPSIIPCSVIHPETSSCLAHNAKAASATFRKTFPLYFSLTFVPFVVLHLQKFLSSPARTCWLAVKGAVRSTSFLSAFVGIFQGVICLHRKVASKDHKLVYWIAGGLSALSVLIEKKARRGELALYVLPRAGDSLWYILVNRHLLPNIKNAEVFLFCMCMGGIMYYLEHEPETMAPFLRGLIRRFLSSRISNPSPPPNRNASYTYLQTLDAMNMPNLQENDEAEAKAKALPSAKYNLESIPGL